In a genomic window of Geitlerinema sp. PCC 9228:
- a CDS encoding methionine gamma-lyase family protein, producing the protein MDVRNEIEQAQQALQPTFASLDLQVKFHLQRILDTFRHHRVGVRHFASVSGYGHDDLGRETLDRVFADIMGAEAAAVRVQFVSGTHAIASALYGVLRPGDEMLAVAGAPYDTLEETIGLRGEGWGSLRDFGIRYRQLDLTENGEINWQALSTSIHSNTRLVFVQRSCGYSWRQSLCISDIERIVNTVKQQNSQTICFVDNCYGEFVESMEPPAVGADLIAGSFIKNPGGTIATAGGYVAGRQDLVEAAACRLTAPGIGSSGGATFDQNRLLFQGLFLAPQMVAASLKGSHLIALVFHRLGYTVNPEPWVPRRDTIQAIKLGSPEKLTAFCRALQKYSPVESYVDPVPAAMPGYESELVMAGGTFVDGSTSELSADGPLRDPYIVFCQGGTHWTHVAIALEAAIEAIADL; encoded by the coding sequence ATGGACGTACGAAACGAAATCGAACAGGCACAACAAGCCTTACAACCGACATTTGCCAGTTTGGACTTACAAGTCAAATTCCACTTGCAACGAATCTTAGATACGTTTCGCCACCACCGGGTAGGCGTGCGTCACTTTGCCAGCGTTAGCGGCTACGGTCACGACGATTTGGGTCGGGAAACCCTCGATCGAGTGTTTGCGGATATTATGGGTGCCGAAGCGGCAGCCGTGCGCGTGCAGTTTGTCTCGGGAACCCACGCGATCGCTTCTGCTTTATACGGCGTTCTCCGTCCGGGGGATGAAATGCTAGCAGTGGCGGGCGCTCCCTACGATACCCTAGAAGAAACCATTGGCCTGCGCGGTGAGGGATGGGGATCTTTGCGGGATTTCGGCATTCGGTACCGACAGCTCGATCTAACGGAAAACGGAGAAATCAATTGGCAAGCCTTATCAACCAGCATCCACTCTAACACACGTTTGGTTTTTGTGCAGCGTTCCTGCGGCTATTCCTGGCGGCAAAGCTTGTGTATATCAGATATTGAGCGCATTGTCAATACAGTCAAACAACAAAATTCCCAAACCATTTGTTTTGTGGATAATTGCTACGGGGAATTTGTGGAATCAATGGAACCCCCGGCGGTGGGTGCGGATTTAATTGCTGGTTCTTTCATTAAAAATCCTGGCGGTACCATTGCTACTGCTGGCGGTTATGTAGCGGGAAGGCAGGATTTGGTGGAAGCGGCGGCTTGTCGGCTGACGGCACCGGGAATTGGCAGCAGTGGCGGTGCTACTTTCGACCAGAATCGCCTGCTGTTTCAGGGATTGTTTTTGGCCCCGCAGATGGTGGCGGCGTCGCTGAAAGGTAGCCATTTAATTGCTTTGGTGTTCCATCGCTTGGGATACACGGTCAATCCCGAACCGTGGGTTCCCCGCCGGGATACGATTCAAGCCATTAAGTTGGGGTCGCCGGAAAAATTAACTGCCTTCTGCCGTGCTTTGCAAAAATATTCGCCGGTGGAGTCGTATGTAGACCCGGTTCCTGCAGCCATGCCGGGATACGAAAGCGAGTTGGTCATGGCGGGAGGCACGTTTGTGGATGGCAGTACTTCCGAGTTATCGGCGGATGGTCCTTTGCGAGACCCCTATATTGTTTTTTGCCAGGGAGGCACTCATTGGACCCACGTAGCGATCGCGTTGGAGGCGGCTATTGAAGCGATCGCGGATTTGTAG
- a CDS encoding acyl-CoA desaturase: protein MTVANSSRNLSINWYVIFFMGFLHLGALLAFFPQFFSWQAVALAIVLHWVTGGLGITLGYHRLVSHRSFQTPKWLEYFFVFCGTLACEGSPIEWVGLHRMHHLYSDQKNDPHDSHQGFWWSHMGWMLYEIPNKQEVPRFTKDIASDRFYQFCHKYFIPIQFALGGLLYLIGGWSFVIWGVFVRLVVVFHCTWFVNSATHKFGYQTYESGDESRNCWWVALVTYGEGWHNNHHAFQYSARHGMQWWEIDLTWMTIQLLQFLGLAKNVKLISQKPQ from the coding sequence ATGACCGTTGCCAATTCTTCTCGAAATCTTTCCATTAACTGGTACGTTATTTTCTTCATGGGCTTTCTCCACTTAGGAGCCTTACTTGCTTTTTTCCCACAATTCTTTAGCTGGCAAGCCGTAGCCCTTGCCATTGTCTTGCACTGGGTCACTGGTGGATTGGGAATTACTTTGGGATACCACCGTTTGGTGAGCCACCGCAGTTTCCAAACCCCCAAATGGTTGGAATACTTCTTTGTTTTCTGCGGTACCCTAGCCTGCGAAGGCAGTCCCATTGAATGGGTTGGCTTACACCGAATGCACCACCTCTACTCCGACCAAAAAAACGATCCCCACGATTCCCATCAAGGCTTCTGGTGGAGTCACATGGGATGGATGCTATACGAAATTCCCAACAAACAAGAAGTTCCCCGCTTTACCAAAGACATCGCCAGCGATCGCTTTTATCAGTTCTGTCATAAATACTTTATCCCCATCCAATTCGCACTTGGGGGATTGTTGTACCTAATCGGCGGCTGGTCGTTTGTCATTTGGGGAGTTTTCGTGCGTTTGGTCGTGGTTTTCCACTGCACTTGGTTTGTCAACAGTGCCACCCACAAATTCGGCTACCAAACCTACGAATCTGGCGATGAATCCCGCAATTGCTGGTGGGTTGCTTTAGTTACCTACGGCGAAGGTTGGCACAACAACCACCACGCTTTTCAATATTCGGCCCGTCACGGCATGCAGTGGTGGGAAATTGACCTTACTTGGATGACCATTCAGCTGCTCCAGTTTTTGGGATTGGCGAAAAACGTGAAGCTCATCTCCCAAAAACCCCAGTAA
- the msrP gene encoding protein-methionine-sulfoxide reductase catalytic subunit MsrP: MPFIHIRPPWQLSERAITPEAIYINRRRFLKSALQAGIGGTILAATGCSPGGNHQNSAKKPNYSYDVGAYPRHPDIPVPKREITNPNIAATYNNFYEFGGGKSVWKKAQALPTEPWQVEVTGLVKNPRTYDIDDIKKRFPLEERIYRFRCVEAWSMVLPWVGFPMYKLLQDVEPTSAAKYVSFQSFYDPKITKGPGLSMLGVDLPWPYVEGMRIEEMANELAFFATGIYGHDLPKQHGAPIRMVIPWKYGFKGAKSIVKIEFLAEKPATFWNTLQPNEYGFEANVNPNVPHPRWSQAQERFIGNVESFSYETRPTLLYNGYGEFVANLYKS; the protein is encoded by the coding sequence ATGCCATTCATTCACATCCGGCCGCCTTGGCAACTCTCCGAGCGCGCAATCACCCCCGAAGCCATTTACATCAACCGCCGTCGCTTTTTAAAAAGTGCCTTGCAAGCTGGCATTGGCGGTACCATTTTAGCCGCTACCGGATGCAGCCCGGGGGGAAACCACCAAAACAGCGCCAAAAAACCCAACTACAGCTACGATGTTGGTGCCTATCCCCGCCACCCAGATATTCCCGTTCCCAAGCGAGAAATCACCAACCCCAATATCGCCGCCACCTACAACAACTTCTACGAATTTGGCGGTGGCAAATCAGTGTGGAAAAAAGCACAAGCACTACCCACCGAACCCTGGCAAGTGGAAGTCACGGGATTGGTGAAAAATCCACGTACCTACGACATCGACGACATCAAAAAACGATTTCCCTTAGAAGAACGCATCTACCGCTTTCGTTGCGTAGAAGCTTGGTCCATGGTACTGCCTTGGGTGGGATTTCCCATGTACAAACTGCTACAAGACGTAGAACCTACCTCCGCAGCTAAATACGTCAGCTTTCAATCTTTCTACGACCCCAAAATTACCAAAGGACCGGGTTTGTCGATGCTGGGGGTAGACCTGCCCTGGCCTTACGTGGAAGGGATGCGTATTGAAGAAATGGCCAACGAATTGGCCTTTTTTGCGACGGGAATCTACGGTCATGACTTGCCCAAACAACACGGTGCCCCCATTCGCATGGTGATTCCCTGGAAATACGGGTTCAAGGGCGCTAAATCCATTGTGAAAATCGAGTTTCTCGCCGAAAAACCGGCAACATTTTGGAATACGTTGCAACCCAACGAGTATGGTTTTGAAGCCAACGTCAATCCCAACGTTCCCCATCCCCGCTGGTCGCAAGCCCAAGAACGGTTTATTGGCAATGTCGAGTCGTTTTCCTACGAAACCCGACCGACACTTTTGTATAACGGATACGGCGAGTTTGTGGCCAATTTGTATAAAAGCTAG
- a CDS encoding L-type lectin-domain containing protein, whose amino-acid sequence MFVKTNSDRCSLIRIFRSNGGKTRKVLSALGIVPIGSVLSLTAMASWGNPVRAASFDYKFETVPTDLNVSSFFTSDGLPPNAQPNADNVIPDPNNGVQVVPEQDGVLRLTGSGRQWQKTSAWQTNPRAIANGFETTFQFQISDLRDEQQTDPTINGGVPADSSGNFGGDGFAFVLQTIGSDAISDIGGGDLGYGSLNNTLAIEFDTWDNTNDFEQFGDSTIDPLNRETSNHISIQGISEAPGAEIFGEFPRNSLAFQGGNDLPNLSSGNIFEVTIRYESSNLEVFLTDTSDLSGTSDTYSLSVENFNLTDILSGKNAWVGFTGSTGGSWQNQDILEWSFETLEDNKVPKEVPESDSWLAILGIASIGIGGWLWRRRS is encoded by the coding sequence ATGTTTGTAAAAACCAACAGCGATCGCTGTTCGCTCATCAGGATTTTCCGTAGCAACGGCGGGAAAACTCGCAAGGTCTTGTCGGCTTTGGGGATTGTCCCGATTGGCAGTGTTTTATCGCTAACTGCCATGGCTTCCTGGGGAAATCCCGTACGAGCCGCCTCGTTTGACTACAAGTTCGAGACCGTACCTACCGATTTGAATGTTAGCAGTTTTTTCACCAGTGACGGACTGCCTCCCAATGCCCAACCCAACGCAGATAATGTCATTCCAGACCCCAACAATGGCGTGCAAGTGGTGCCAGAGCAAGATGGCGTACTGCGCTTGACGGGTAGCGGCAGACAATGGCAAAAAACTTCCGCTTGGCAAACCAACCCCCGAGCGATCGCAAACGGTTTTGAAACCACATTCCAGTTTCAAATTTCCGATTTGCGAGACGAACAACAAACCGACCCTACCATCAACGGCGGCGTTCCTGCTGATAGTAGCGGCAATTTTGGCGGCGATGGATTTGCCTTTGTGTTGCAAACAATAGGTAGCGACGCCATTTCCGATATCGGTGGTGGCGACCTAGGCTACGGTAGCCTCAATAATACCCTCGCTATCGAATTCGATACTTGGGACAATACGAATGATTTCGAGCAGTTTGGTGATAGTACCATCGATCCCCTGAATCGGGAAACCAGCAACCATATCAGCATACAAGGCATTTCCGAGGCACCCGGCGCAGAAATTTTCGGGGAATTCCCCCGCAATTCTCTTGCCTTTCAAGGAGGTAACGATCTTCCGAATTTATCCAGCGGAAATATTTTTGAAGTAACCATCCGCTACGAATCCAGCAATTTAGAAGTATTTTTAACCGATACTTCCGATCTTTCTGGGACTTCCGATACTTATTCTTTATCCGTGGAGAATTTCAACTTAACGGATATTTTGTCTGGAAAAAATGCCTGGGTTGGTTTTACCGGCTCCACAGGAGGCTCCTGGCAAAATCAAGATATTCTAGAATGGTCGTTTGAGACGCTGGAAGACAACAAGGTCCCCAAAGAGGTACCAGAATCGGATTCTTGGTTGGCAATCCTAGGAATTGCCAGCATAGGAATTGGTGGTTGGTTGTGGCGTCGTCGTTCGTAA
- a CDS encoding glycosyltransferase has product MELVAIVNMTLVAYQTVYPTNRTPEADRGAERIQQGYYAPNVDILIPTLNESISILKRTLVGCMTINYPHKQIWVLDDGKRPEVKKLARELRCNYLSREERRHYKAGNLNFGLQATEGEIIVILDADFIPLNHFLERTLGFFEDPEVALVVTPQNFYNPDPPEINLGGRILPHEQAVFYNIIQPGRDRTNSIVCTGTSILMRRSSLEEIGGFPTGTIVEDWIAGMLLQSRGYKTVYLNELLSIGSAPESLSAYLVQRIRWAEGTLKVLFSRYNPLLIPGLNLLQKINHFSGILFWIEQGILSIAYIAPLCFLLFGMRPLDTNIPDIILYWVPNYVFATVGISWVIGARTIFVSFVYNALQTFAVVKVLVQVLFMPKVPIYFDVTPKGVLRRESYIDVNLTKPIIILIILNWMALLFNLFRIEDFSTAYTINLLWTEFNAIILWISLMAAIDGVDERKTPRVSCSPLCKITIPHQDNFQFISRIFDVSESGASFRNNKGIHFQKGDVVKIEFIGDFIEVEAEVKRIGTSIGCQFLPMELQQELQIMEFVYCRREHWPQPKVADEIRSLKALVKSLFIIYPLQRRK; this is encoded by the coding sequence ATGGAACTAGTAGCCATCGTCAATATGACGTTGGTTGCTTATCAAACGGTTTATCCTACCAATCGCACTCCGGAAGCCGATCGAGGTGCAGAACGTATCCAACAGGGATATTACGCCCCCAATGTAGATATTCTTATTCCTACTTTAAACGAATCTATTTCTATTCTTAAACGAACGTTGGTGGGATGCATGACCATTAACTATCCCCACAAGCAAATTTGGGTACTCGATGATGGCAAACGTCCGGAGGTAAAAAAATTGGCTCGGGAGTTGCGTTGCAACTATTTGAGTCGAGAGGAGAGGCGGCACTATAAAGCGGGCAATTTAAATTTTGGTCTCCAAGCTACGGAAGGGGAAATTATTGTTATTTTAGATGCGGATTTTATCCCGCTCAACCATTTTTTAGAACGAACTCTAGGTTTTTTTGAAGACCCGGAGGTGGCGTTGGTGGTCACGCCACAAAACTTTTACAATCCCGACCCGCCAGAGATTAATTTGGGAGGGCGCATTCTTCCCCACGAACAGGCGGTTTTTTATAATATTATTCAACCGGGGCGCGATCGCACCAACAGCATTGTTTGTACGGGAACTTCTATCCTCATGCGGCGAAGTTCTCTAGAAGAAATTGGGGGATTTCCTACAGGAACCATTGTTGAAGATTGGATTGCTGGCATGCTGTTGCAAAGTCGCGGTTACAAAACTGTCTACCTCAACGAACTGCTTAGTATTGGTTCGGCCCCGGAAAGTCTCAGTGCCTATTTGGTACAGCGCATTCGCTGGGCTGAAGGAACCCTCAAGGTATTGTTTAGCCGCTACAATCCTCTCTTGATTCCAGGCTTGAACCTTTTACAAAAGATTAACCATTTTTCCGGAATTTTATTTTGGATCGAACAAGGAATTTTAAGTATTGCTTATATTGCCCCGTTATGTTTTCTTCTATTTGGCATGCGACCTTTAGATACCAATATTCCCGATATTATTTTATATTGGGTTCCTAATTATGTGTTTGCCACTGTTGGGATTTCTTGGGTGATTGGTGCTCGTACGATTTTTGTATCTTTTGTCTACAATGCTTTGCAAACCTTTGCCGTAGTTAAAGTACTGGTACAGGTTTTATTTATGCCCAAAGTTCCTATTTACTTTGACGTAACGCCTAAGGGTGTATTGCGTCGAGAATCTTATATTGATGTTAATTTAACAAAACCAATTATTATATTAATTATCCTGAACTGGATGGCTCTTTTATTTAATTTATTCCGGATTGAAGATTTTAGTACTGCCTATACGATTAACTTGTTGTGGACGGAGTTTAATGCCATTATTTTATGGATTAGTCTGATGGCAGCGATTGATGGAGTTGACGAACGCAAAACGCCGCGGGTTAGTTGTTCGCCTTTATGTAAAATCACCATTCCCCATCAAGATAACTTTCAATTTATCTCGCGGATTTTCGATGTTTCCGAATCGGGGGCATCGTTTCGCAATAACAAAGGCATTCATTTCCAAAAAGGCGATGTTGTCAAAATAGAGTTTATCGGTGACTTTATTGAAGTAGAAGCAGAAGTCAAACGTATAGGAACGAGTATTGGCTGTCAGTTTTTGCCAATGGAGTTGCAGCAAGAGTTACAAATTATGGAGTTTGTTTATTGCCGTCGGGAACACTGGCCGCAACCGAAAGTAGCGGATGAAATTCGTTCCTTAAAAGCCTTGGTGAAAAGCTTGTTTATTATCTATCCACTGCAACGACGAAAATAA
- a CDS encoding Glu/Leu/Phe/Val dehydrogenase, with product MPTSLQNDIGDRLSQALQHVSISEDAIEQLRYPKASLTVSIPVRMDDGSLRMFQGYRVRYDDTRGPTKGGVRYHPRVTLEEVQSLAFWMTFKCAVMDLPFGGAKGGIALDPKELSKLELERLSRGYIDAIADFIGPDVDILAPDMYTNATIMGWMMDRYSTIRRQHAPAVVTGKPLTLGGSQRRDTATAMGAYLAIATIMGKFSQKPNQTTVAIQGFGNAGAVLATELAQAGYKVVAVSDSQGGIYAKQGLNIPSLRQYKEANRSMKAVYCQGSVCNVVEHEVISNEELLQLDVDILIPAALGNQITGENAHKIRAKWIFEVANGPITPHGDRILASRGVQVVPDILVNAGGVTVSYFEWLQNRSGLYWRGEEVSQRLQERMVHETECVWSLAQEKDIDCRTAAYVRGLQRLGEAIVAKGTRDYYLS from the coding sequence ATGCCTACGTCTTTACAAAATGATATCGGCGATCGCTTGAGCCAAGCTTTACAACATGTTTCCATTTCCGAAGATGCCATCGAACAGTTGCGCTATCCCAAAGCCAGCCTGACAGTATCCATTCCCGTACGCATGGATGATGGTTCTCTGCGGATGTTTCAAGGCTATCGCGTTCGCTACGACGATACCAGAGGTCCTACCAAGGGCGGCGTTCGCTACCATCCCCGGGTTACCCTAGAAGAAGTCCAGTCGCTGGCCTTTTGGATGACGTTTAAATGTGCGGTGATGGATTTGCCCTTTGGCGGGGCCAAAGGGGGCATTGCCCTCGATCCGAAAGAACTTTCTAAATTAGAGCTAGAACGGCTAAGCCGCGGCTACATTGATGCGATCGCGGATTTTATTGGACCGGATGTGGATATTCTCGCCCCTGATATGTACACCAATGCAACCATTATGGGGTGGATGATGGACCGCTACAGTACGATCCGCCGCCAGCATGCGCCGGCTGTGGTGACCGGCAAACCCCTTACTTTGGGAGGCAGCCAGCGTCGGGATACTGCCACCGCTATGGGAGCTTATTTAGCGATCGCTACCATTATGGGCAAATTTTCCCAAAAACCCAACCAAACCACCGTTGCCATCCAAGGATTCGGCAATGCTGGGGCGGTTTTAGCCACCGAACTTGCCCAAGCTGGTTACAAAGTGGTTGCTGTTAGCGATTCGCAAGGGGGGATTTACGCCAAGCAAGGTTTAAATATTCCCAGCTTGCGTCAATACAAAGAAGCCAATCGCAGCATGAAGGCGGTTTACTGTCAAGGCAGTGTTTGCAATGTGGTAGAACACGAGGTGATTAGCAATGAAGAGTTGCTGCAGCTAGATGTAGATATTTTGATTCCTGCTGCTTTGGGCAATCAAATTACTGGGGAAAATGCCCACAAAATCCGTGCTAAGTGGATTTTTGAAGTTGCCAACGGTCCAATTACCCCACACGGCGATCGCATTTTAGCCAGTCGCGGCGTACAAGTGGTTCCCGATATTTTGGTCAATGCTGGCGGCGTAACCGTTAGTTATTTTGAATGGTTGCAAAACCGCAGCGGTTTGTACTGGCGTGGTGAGGAAGTTTCCCAACGTTTGCAAGAGAGAATGGTCCACGAAACTGAATGCGTTTGGTCTTTGGCACAGGAAAAAGATATTGACTGTCGTACGGCGGCTTACGTACGCGGTTTGCAACGTTTGGGAGAAGCGATTGTGGCAAAAGGAACGCGGGATTATTATCTTAGTTGA
- a CDS encoding FG-GAP-like repeat-containing protein, whose amino-acid sequence MVTFTERTGNFHPLNAIDVGTFSHPSFVDIDSDGDLDAFIGSDTTGSSSLQFFENTGNANFPNFIRRSSTNNLFGGLNLPNPAPSFADLDGDGDPDSFIGERTGQLRFFQNIGNPNFPSFANLVGAADPGDRYESGNRQYSTPAFGDIDGDGDVDALVGSSSGRIYTLRNEGNPNDAFFLELPPESNPLSFVNLGGESEGFSTPEFGDLDRDGDLDVIAGDASGGMHFFQNVGTPNQPNFVEVVGGNNPFSGFNAGPRSVPALADIDADSDLDLFVGNANGTIRFFENTSPGALPPPPTFGGNGNDRLAGATGEDAIVGLDGNDFISGAFGSDRLFGNTGNDSLFGNEGNDSLVGGRDADFLDGGSGDDTLYGNLGPDAMVGGPGNDVLDGGEGRDELLGGLGNDVLAGGGGIDTLTGGPGNDLYILQGGELDIINFANGEDAIGLPGNISFLELRFFQGRDEFIRDNRPEVQVWFAGELQAILPGIQVEQLDSNDFIAV is encoded by the coding sequence TCTCAACGCCATTGACGTTGGCACATTTAGCCATCCCAGCTTTGTCGATATTGACAGCGACGGCGACCTGGATGCCTTCATCGGTAGCGACACCACCGGCAGCAGTTCCCTGCAATTTTTTGAAAACACCGGCAACGCCAACTTCCCCAATTTTATCCGCCGCAGTTCCACCAACAACCTATTCGGTGGTTTGAACCTCCCCAACCCCGCACCCAGCTTTGCCGACTTAGACGGCGACGGCGATCCAGATAGCTTCATCGGCGAGAGAACCGGTCAGCTGCGTTTTTTCCAAAACATCGGCAATCCTAATTTTCCCAGCTTCGCCAACCTGGTGGGGGCCGCCGATCCCGGCGATCGCTACGAAAGCGGCAATCGTCAATATAGCACACCGGCCTTCGGAGATATCGACGGCGATGGTGATGTGGATGCTTTGGTGGGTAGCAGCAGCGGTCGCATTTATACCCTACGCAACGAAGGCAACCCCAACGACGCCTTTTTTCTCGAACTTCCCCCGGAAAGCAATCCCCTCAGTTTTGTCAACCTCGGCGGCGAAAGCGAGGGATTCAGCACCCCAGAATTCGGTGATTTGGATCGAGATGGGGATTTGGATGTCATTGCCGGCGACGCCAGCGGTGGCATGCACTTTTTTCAGAACGTGGGAACCCCCAACCAACCGAATTTCGTGGAAGTTGTCGGTGGCAACAATCCCTTTAGCGGCTTCAATGCCGGTCCTCGCAGCGTTCCCGCCTTGGCAGATATCGACGCCGACAGCGACTTAGACCTATTTGTCGGCAACGCCAACGGTACGATTCGTTTCTTTGAAAATACCTCTCCCGGTGCTTTGCCACCACCCCCCACCTTTGGCGGCAATGGCAACGATCGTTTGGCGGGTGCCACCGGTGAAGACGCCATAGTTGGTCTCGATGGCAACGATTTTATAAGCGGTGCTTTTGGCAGCGATCGCCTATTTGGTAATACCGGCAATGACAGCTTGTTTGGCAATGAAGGCAATGACTCCCTGGTAGGTGGCAGGGATGCCGATTTTCTCGATGGTGGCAGCGGCGACGACACCCTCTATGGCAATTTGGGTCCAGATGCCATGGTTGGCGGTCCGGGAAACGACGTTCTCGACGGCGGCGAAGGTCGCGACGAACTCCTCGGGGGACTTGGCAACGACGTTCTGGCGGGGGGTGGGGGAATCGATACCCTCACCGGTGGTCCTGGCAATGACCTCTATATTTTGCAAGGCGGCGAGCTCGATATAATTAATTTTGCTAATGGCGAAGATGCGATCGGTTTGCCGGGGAATATCTCGTTTTTGGAGTTGCGTTTTTTCCAAGGCCGCGACGAGTTTATTCGCGACAACCGACCGGAGGTTCAAGTTTGGTTCGCCGGAGAATTACAAGCCATTCTCCCGGGAATACAGGTAGAACAACTCGACAGCAACGATTTTATTGCTGTATAG
- a CDS encoding HlyD family efflux transporter periplasmic adaptor subunit: MRNIAALLNRIVLFGTGLGLLIWGITLLWGRMAAVTTTEAFVNGRITTIRAPIDGVIKQLHSLQTGTSVAAEEALLNVVDPLANSQDLQQRLSELELAQTRLETLNQRLRQEIPVYDPRTAELLLNISDLALRTQLQQAQLGLDVTLANNQVEQAKLDLEIARAEAALARSKLEKFQTLADAGAIARLSLEEAKNEEQVSSLQVQQAKKALEKAKSELAAKQQLKQRAEAIAESRISLLRSSQELPSEIEQERRRRRQDLTLERQEIMARISTLRQEIELARQVARNRSADLVRAPRTTVIWEVLVQEGERVIANQPLIELLDCSSLWVEAFVTIDDLKRFGIGASADIKLHYREDTLEGEVKTIRSYLGGNSDLGKDVAVQPPDFRRKQLVQVRIELDEEARFFDEDLEYTETNTPIRPKFCNVGQLVQVEITPTRQWNRRQSPWFSLF; encoded by the coding sequence ATGCGTAATATTGCCGCTTTGCTAAACCGAATTGTTCTGTTTGGCACTGGCTTGGGATTGCTGATTTGGGGGATTACCTTATTATGGGGGCGGATGGCAGCGGTAACCACGACTGAAGCTTTTGTTAACGGTCGGATTACCACGATTCGTGCCCCCATCGATGGTGTTATCAAGCAACTGCACTCGTTACAAACGGGCACTTCAGTGGCTGCTGAGGAAGCGTTGCTGAATGTGGTAGATCCCCTGGCCAACTCTCAAGACCTGCAACAGCGTTTATCTGAATTAGAACTGGCACAAACGAGGCTAGAAACGTTAAACCAGAGGTTGAGACAGGAAATTCCTGTTTACGACCCGCGTACGGCCGAGTTGCTTTTGAATATTAGCGATTTGGCTCTGAGAACGCAGCTACAACAAGCTCAGTTGGGTTTGGATGTAACGCTGGCTAACAATCAGGTGGAACAGGCAAAGCTGGATTTGGAGATTGCCCGGGCAGAGGCGGCGCTGGCACGCTCGAAATTGGAAAAGTTTCAAACCTTGGCGGATGCAGGTGCGATCGCCCGCCTGTCGCTGGAGGAAGCGAAAAACGAGGAGCAGGTAAGTTCTTTGCAGGTGCAGCAAGCCAAAAAGGCTCTGGAGAAGGCCAAATCGGAGCTGGCAGCCAAGCAACAGCTAAAACAGCGGGCAGAAGCGATCGCCGAAAGCCGGATTTCCTTGTTACGATCCAGCCAAGAATTGCCCTCGGAAATAGAACAGGAGCGCCGGCGTCGCCGACAAGATCTTACCCTGGAAAGGCAAGAGATTATGGCCCGCATTAGCACCCTGCGCCAGGAAATCGAGCTGGCAAGACAGGTGGCTCGCAACCGTAGTGCCGACCTGGTGAGGGCACCCAGAACAACAGTGATTTGGGAGGTTTTGGTGCAAGAAGGGGAGCGTGTCATTGCCAACCAACCCTTGATAGAACTATTGGATTGTTCTTCTCTGTGGGTGGAGGCGTTTGTTACGATAGATGATTTGAAGCGTTTTGGCATTGGCGCTAGTGCCGACATCAAATTGCACTATCGTGAGGATACCCTGGAAGGAGAAGTGAAAACCATTCGCTCTTATTTGGGCGGGAACTCGGATTTGGGCAAGGATGTTGCCGTGCAACCCCCTGACTTCAGGCGCAAGCAACTTGTTCAAGTTCGCATTGAGTTGGACGAGGAAGCCCGTTTTTTTGACGAAGACCTGGAATATACGGAGACAAATACCCCAATTCGTCCTAAATTTTGTAATGTCGGGCAGTTGGTTCAAGTGGAAATTACTCCGACCCGTCAGTGGAATCGGAGACAGTCTCCCTGGTTTTCTCTTTTTTAA